The genomic interval GTTGCGAGTACGCGCTGCGCAACATGGAGATTCGCCTGCTGACCATCCACAACTGCATCCAGGCCGGCAAGTTCGACGCTGACACGCTCGATGCGCTGGTTCAGACCAAACACGCCTGGGCGAGCATGAAGAACCGAGTGGATAGCTACCTGGGCGAAATCCACCAGATCATCAGCCAGACATCCGCCGCGTTGCGGCCGGTGCGAGACAGTTTGGTGGCTGCGTGATCGCCCTGCCCTTCCTATTGACGTTATCGCGCTAAACGCCTAGTGCCAGTAGGAGTTTTTTGATAAACTTGCTTTCATCGTGAAAGCACAATAACGGCAACTGAATACTGGTACTGGACTCCCGCATGGACAACTTACCGATGGACGCGCTGCTGACGCAGATATGGCAAATGGTTTCTCCCTATGTGGGTGGGGCATGGGCTGCGCTGCAACGCATCTTCGCTGAAACCCCTACCCCGCTGCTGATCGGCATTGTCGTTGGCTTGTTGCTCGCGCGCGTGTTGCGCGGCGTGTTGATCGTGGCGGGCTTGGCGGCTGTGGTGTTTGTTGCCGTGCGGGTGTTCGGCATTGCCGTGCCCGGCTTGGGCTGACTGGGGGCAAACATGGAAGACAAGAACCCGTATGAACTCGATACCGGCCCGGTGGCTACGCCCCATCCGGCCGACGTGCGCCGGGCGCAGTTTGCCCAAGCCAATGCTTCTCTGGCCCTGGAGGGAATGCCGGTGGACGCTGCCGACCTTGCCATTCAGGAGGCAGTCATTGCCGGCACCCTGACCCCTGACGAGGCTGTGGCCAAGTACCTCGAACGTGCGCGAGGGGCCGCCCAATGAGCGAGCAGGAAGACTACACCTACCCCGGCACGCACGTTCTCAAGAACAAGGCAGACATCCGCGACCTCGCGGCGCTGCAACGCTTTGAGCGCGGCGCAACGGCTGTTCGCATCCAGGAGCTGCGCGAAAACCCGGTACGGGGCGAGTACGACTTGGCCCACCTTCA from Cupriavidus basilensis carries:
- a CDS encoding antitoxin VbhA family protein; this translates as MEDKNPYELDTGPVATPHPADVRRAQFAQANASLALEGMPVDAADLAIQEAVIAGTLTPDEAVAKYLERARGAAQ